The following coding sequences are from one Sesamum indicum cultivar Zhongzhi No. 13 linkage group LG11, S_indicum_v1.0, whole genome shotgun sequence window:
- the LOC105174124 gene encoding pentatricopeptide repeat-containing protein At5g12100, mitochondrial — protein MARHCHRLLPSKFRSTPSPKSFCASSAPDPTTQVQLLEELRKIRVLIQQNRSETAKRHIRTLISLHSVSQLYTVFSQSSPPPNTKPVFTDTLLTVYAESKLPNEAAELYSLVRSDGNFPSLPAFNLFLEALVTSSQFDKTLKIFSDAVDSGVWVDKFSYGKAIQSAVKLGDLKKGLDLMTQMKKCGARPNGFVYNVLIGGLCKERRVDDAKKLFDEMLKRNVAPNRVTYNSLIDGCCKAGDLEGAFNLREKMKTDSVEPNIVTYNTLLGGLCKMGRMEEADKILEEMGAYGFVPDGFTYSILLDGHSRRGNVEASMALYDDAVKKGVTMNEYTCSILMNGLCKLGKMDRAEEFLMKLKEHGVGLTEVILNTMVNGYFKVGYVDKALLAIEKMENEGVKPSCITYNTVISNFCDLGRMDDANEWVRKMNVKGLCPNIQTYNILVDGYGHSCQFEKCLQILEEMENNGLKPNVVTYGSLINSFCKKGRLPEAVVIFKDMLNRSVLPNVQVYNMLIDGFCMRGNIDDAFKVLDEMLRSDISPTIVTYNALVNGLSKKGRVAEAEELAFSITDKGLNPDVITYNSLICGFSDAGNLEKCLELYEKMKTSGIKPTLSTYHPLISVCKKDGLDLLEKIVAEMSHWNLSPDRIVYNELIYCYVKQGNIQKATVLCTEMLTLGISPDKMTYHSLIMGRLKEGNVQGARDLFDDMMAKGVAPNDGIFNTLIEGHCKLKDFDGAYMWYKEMLKIGFLPCISVCNELLFGLRAEGRFKEAEIICSEMSIKGVDELRLQDDLSAAPAM, from the coding sequence ATGGCGAGACACTGCCACCGTCTCCTTCCCTCAAAATTCCGCTCTACTCCTTCCCCGAAATCCTTCTGCGCCTCCTCGGCTCCGGACCCGACAACTCAAGTTCAGCTCCTGGAAGAGCTCCGGAAGATCAGGGTCCTCATCCAGCAGAACCGGAGTGAAACGGCAAAAAGACACATCCGAACCCTCATTTCTCTGCACTCCGTATCGCAACTCTACACTGTTTTCTCGCAGTCCTCGCCCCCGCCTAACACGAAGCCAGTTTTTACAGACACGCTTTTAACAGTTTACGCGGAGTCCAAGCTCCCAAATGAGGCTGCGGAATTGTACAGTTTGGTGAGGAGTGACGGTAATTTCCCTTCGCTCCCGGCTTTTAATCTGTTCTTGGAAGCTTTGGTGACGTCTAGCCAATTTGATAAGACCCTGAAGATATTTTCGGATGCTGTGGATTCTGGTGTTTGGGTGGATAAGTTCAGTTATGGGAAAGCAATACAATCCGCGGTGAAGCTGGGGGATCTGAAAAAAGGTTTGGACTTGATGACTCAGATGAAGAAATGCGGGGCGAGGCCAAACGGGTTCGTTTACAATGTTTTAATCGGTGGTTTGTGTAAGGAGAGGAGAGTGGATGATGCCAAGAagttgtttgatgaaatgctCAAGAGGAACGTGGCCCCGAATAGAGTCACATACAATAGTCTGATTGACGGGTGTTGTAAAGCGGGAGACTTAGAGGGGGCATTTaatttaagagaaaagatGAAAACTGACAGTGTGGAGCCAAATATTGTGACGTATAACACATTGCTTGGTGGGCTTTGTAAGATGGGGAGAATGGAAGAGGCTGACAAGATTTTGGAGGAAATGGGTGCGTATGGGTTTGTGCCTGATGGATTTACTTACAGTATTCTTCTTGATGGGCATTCAAGGCGTGGGAATGTGGAGGCTTCAATGGCACTATATGATGATGCAGTGAAGAAAGGGGTGACTATGAATGAGTATACTTGCAGTATTTTGATGAATGGATTATGTAAGTTAGGGAAAATGGATAGAGCCGAGGAATTCTTGATGAAGTTAAAGGAACATGGGGTTGGCTTGACAGAGGTGATTTTGAATACTATGGTGAACGGTTATTTCAAAGTGGGATATGTTGACAAAGCACTTCTGGCCAttgaaaaaatggaaaatgaggGGGTGAAACCCAGCTGCATCACATATAATACGGTGATCAGCAATTTCTGTGACTTGGGTCGGATGGACGATGCAAATGAGTGGGTAAGGAAGATGAATGTGAAGGGACTTTGCCCGAATATACAGACTTATAATATCTTAGTAGATGGCTATGGCCACAGTTGCCAGTTTGAAAAGTGTTTACAGATTCTTgaggaaatggaaaataatGGGTTAAAGCCCAATGTTGTCACTTATGGATCTCTAATAAATAGTTTTTGCAAGAAGGGCCGACTTCCTGAAGCTGTAGTCATTTTCAAAGATATGCTGAACAGAAGCGTTTTGCCTAATGTCCAGGTATACAATATGCTTATAGATGGATTTTGCATGAGAGGAAACATTGATGATGCTTTTAAAGTTCTGGATGAGATGTTAAGAAGTGATATCTCTCCAACCATTGTGACATACAATGCACTTGTAAACGGGCTCAGCAAAAAAGGTAGGGTGGCAGAAGCCGAAGAATTAGCCTTTAGTATTACAGATAAAGGTCTAAATCCTGATGTCATCACATACAATTCCTTAATCTGTGGGTTCTCAGATGCTGGTAACCTGGAGAAGTGTTTGGAATTGTATGAGAAGATGAAAACGTCGGGCATCAAGCCTACCTTAAGTACTTACCATCCTCTAATAAGCGTGTGCAAAAAGGATGGACTGGATCTTCTAGAGAAAATTGTTGCGGAAATGTCTCATTGGAACCTGAGCCCTGATCGAATTGTATATAATGAGCTTATTTATTGCTATGTAAAGCAAGGAAACATTCAGAAGGCAACTGTGCTGTGCACTGAGATGTTAACTCTGGGAATTTCTCCTGACAAGATGACATATCATAGCTTGATTATGGGGCGCTTGAAAGAGGGCAATGTACAGGGAGCAAGGGATCTTTTTGATGACATGATGGCCAAAGGGGTGGCCCCAAATGATGGAATTTTTAACACACTAATTGAAGGACATTGCAAACTGAAGGATTTTGACGGGGCTTACATGTGGTACAAAGAAATGTTGAAGATCGGTTTTCTTCC
- the LOC105174127 gene encoding glucomannan 4-beta-mannosyltransferase 9 produces MEQFSSSTLLPDTFAGGRGDMTEQFLVIWSQIRAPLIVPLLRVAVFLCLAMSAMLFVERVYMAVVITLVKLFGRKPDKRYKWEPLKDDLELGNSAYPMVLVQIPMYNEKEVYQLSIGAACGLSWPSDRIIIQVLDDSTDPIIKNLVEMECQRWASKGINIKYEIRDNRNGYKAGALKEGLKHSYVKQCDYVAIFDADFQPEPDFLWRTIPFLVHNSQLALVQARWKFVNADECLMTRLQEMSLDYHFTVEQEVGSSTYAFFGFNGTAGVWRIAAINEAGGWKDRTTVEDMDLAVRASLKGWKFLYLGSLKVKNELPSTFKAYRYQQHRWSCGPANLFRKMLVEIIRNTKVSLWKKVHVIYSFFFIRKIVAHIVTFVFYCVVLPATVLVPEVQIPKWGAVYVPSIITLLNAVGTPRSLHLLVFWILFENVMSLHRTKATFIGLLEAGRVNEWIVTEKLGDAHKLKSALKAFRRPRFRLGERIHLLELATGGYLFFCGCYDIVFGKNHYFIYLFLQATAFFIMGFGYIGTFVPS; encoded by the exons ATGGAGCAGTTCTCATCGAGTACGCTGTTGCCCGACACGTTTGCGGGCGGTAGAGGTGATATGACTGAGCAATTCTTGGTAATATGGAGCCAGATCAGGGCGCCGTTGATCGTCCCTTTGCTTAGAGTTGCTGTGTTTTTGTGCTTGGCAATGTCGGCCATGTTGTTCGTTGAGAGGGTGTACATGGCAGTTGTCATTACTCTGGTGAAGCTCTTTGGTCGGAAGCCCGACAAACGCTACAAATGGGAGCCATTGAAGGACGATTTGGAGCTCGGGAACTCGGCTTACCCCATGGTTCTTGTTCAAATTCCAATGTACAATGAGAAGGAG GTGTATCAGCTCTCAATCGGAGCTGCATGTGGGCTTTCTTGGCCATCTGATCGGATTATCATTCAAGTTCTCGATGATTCAACTGACCCCATCATCAAG AATTTGGTGGAAATGGAGTGCCAGAGATGGGCAAGCAAGGGAATAAACATCAAGTACGAAATTCGGGACAACAGGAATGGTTACAAAGCCGGGGCATTGAAGGAAGGCCTGAAGCACTCGTACGTGAAGCAATGTGACTACGTTGCCATTTTCGACGCGGATTTCCAACCTGAACCTGATTTCCTTTGGCGAACCATACCCTTTCTAGTTCACAACTCCCAACTCGCCCTCGTTCAAGCCCGCTGGAAATTCG TAAATGCTGATGAATGCTTGATGACAAGATTGCAAGAAATGTCACTGGACTATCATTTCACTGTGGAGCAAGAAGTTGGTTCCTCCACATATGCTTTCTTTGGCTTCAATG gaaCTGCTGGTGTGTGGAGAATTGCAGCAATTAATGAGGCCGGAGGATGGAAGGATCGGACGACGGTTGAGGATATGGACTTGGCTGTCCGGGCTAGTCTCAAAGGATGGAAATTCTTGTATCTTGGTTCTCtcaag GTGAAAAACGAATTGCCAAGCACGTTCAAGGCGTACCGCTACCAACAGCACCGTTGGTCGTGTGGCCCTGCCAATCTGTTCAGAAAAATGCTTGTCGAGATTATAAGGAACACG AAAGTATCATTGTGGAAGAAGGTTCATGTGATATACAGTTTCTTCTTCATAAGAAAGATTGTAGCCCATATAGTCACATTCGTGTTCTATTGCGTTGTACTGCCTGCTACTGTGTTAGTACCTGAAGTCCAGATTCCCAAGTGGGGAGCCGTTTACGTACCTTCAATCATCACCCTTCTCAATGCAGTTGGAACTCCAAG ATCACTCCATTTGCTCGTTTTTTGGATCCTTTTCGAGAACGTAATGTCTCTGCACCGCACAAAAGCTACCTTCATTGGCTTGCTGGAGGCCGGGAGAGTGAATGAGTGGATCGTCACTGAGAAACTCGGTGATGCTCATAAACTGAAATCAGCACTCAAAGCTTTCAGACGACCTCGCTTCCGACTTGGAGAAAG AATCCATTTGTTAGAGCTTGCAACTGGCGGATACCTCTTCTTCTGCGGTTGCTACGACATCGTGTTCGGGAAGAATCACTATTTCATCTACCTCTTCCTTCAGGCAACCGCCTTCTTCATCATGGGATTTGGCTATATTGGCACTTTTGTCCCCTCTTAG
- the LOC105174128 gene encoding uncharacterized protein LOC105174128 codes for MKAVVLDEKKDKVTIRAECRADEGRKHVEKVELKTHDVETVKYVERKLVDKGVGRLERHPADGLPLKHDPKKGHGGKYTWEGPEKEFEAELEAEPAIDEKDPNYVEEEVGEEGTDELVVGEVEVAKAAEEGVARIEVDPHLKVN; via the coding sequence atgaaggcAGTGGTACTGGATGAGAAGAAAGATAAAGTGACGATCAGGGCGGAGTGCCGAGCAGACGAAGGCAGAAAGCACGTGGAGAAGGTGGAGCTCAAGACCCACGACGTCGAGACGGTAAAGTACGTGGAGAGAAAGCTCGTGGACAAAGGCGTGGGCAGATTGGAGCGACACCCGGCGGATGGGCTTCCGCTGAAGCATGACCCCAAGAAGGGACACGGTGGAAAGTATACTTGGGAAGGGCCGGAGAAGGAGTTCGAGGCTGAGCTGGAGGCGGAGCCGGCTATAGACGAGAAGGATCCGAACTATGTGGAGGAAGAAGTGGGGGAGGAAGGGACTGATGAGTTGGTGGTGGGAGAGGTGGAGGTGGCCAAGGCGGCGGAGGAAGGGGTGGCCCGGATTGAGGTGGATCCGCACTTGAAAGTCAATTAA